The Halorussus rarus genome includes the window TCTTTCATTTTCTCACGTCCTGTCCGAGAGCCAATACGACATTGACTACGGACTCTACCCGCAACGAAACGAAGCTGCGTAATAAATGTAAGGCCGCGATTATCACCTGTGATATTAACTCAATCGACAAGACAGAGAGAGTATATTTGTGGGAGAATCAAGTAGAACGGACGGATTTCAATCATTTATTCAGGCTCCCCTCATCCGTCCGGGGTGATGCTATAGATGACAAACAGGTACCCGATCGTCGTGATGAGGTAGTTGACCGACAGCAGCGTACGGGTCTGTTCGAACTGGGTCAGGAACGCGCTGACCGTCGTGGCTATCGCCGCGGCGACGATGAGCGCGAAGCCGACCGAGAGGTGGAACATCGCGCGCCGCGACGTTCGATTGTAGGCGCGGATCGCGATGCCGACCATCGAGAGGCCGGCGGTCGCGAGCGTCAGGCTGAACGCGACGTACAGCAGTTCTATCGTTTGCATGGTTTTCCTGCGCTGAGAGGCCGTCCGTCGGCTGGACGCGGTCGGGCCGGTCGAGTTCGGTCGTCTCCGGGGGTCGCTCGGGTCACTCCGCCTTGAGGTCGCGCCAGACGTCCGCCAGCGAGTTGTCCACGTCCGGTCGGTCCTCGGCCGTCACGTCGATGGCCTCGTTCTCGAACGAGACCTCGAGCGCGTCGACGTTGCGTCGGTAGACCTTCGTGCGTCGTCCCTCGTCGGAGAACTCCCGGCCCGAGAGCTCGAGCAGGTCGGCCTCGGTGAGTTCCTCGATCCGACGGTAGCTGGTCGCTATCGGGATCTCGAGTTCGTCGCTCAGCTCCTGGGCCGACTTGGCCTCGCTCGTGGCCCGGAGTATCTCGGCGTTGTACTTGTTGCCGAGCACTCGTAGGAGTTCCACGGCCTCCATCAGTTACCGCGTTTGAAAACGCGGGTTAAAAAGGTACCGTAGGCGACCCGTCAGACTCGGCGAGTAGTCGGCGTCGGAACAGTAAAGTGGTCCCCCCGGGACGCATCGGGTATGTCAGAGACAGTCGGCGAAGTACAGGTCCTCGAATTCCGGCTCGAGGACCGGAAATACTGCATCGACATCGCGCACGTGGACGAGATCGTGGACAAGGAAGAACTGACACCGCTTCCGAACTCCGCCCGACGTATCGAGGGAGTGATGGACCTGCGCGGGACCACGACGACCATCGTGAATCCCAAGACCGTGCTCGGCCTGCAGGAGACCGAGTCCGGCGAGCGCGTCGTCGTCCTCGAGGGCGACGGCGGGGACCACGTCGGGTGGCTCATCGACGCCGTCAACCAGGTCGTCAGCATCGACACCGACGAGGTCGACGACAGCGTCGAGAGCGGGTCGGTTCGGGGTATCGTCCGACAGGACGGCGACTTCGTGGTCTGGATCAAGCCCGACGAGATAAACGACTGACGCGAAGTCGCGGGCCCGGACAGGCCGTTACATCCTCGCGGTCTGATTCTACCGGTCGCGCGTGACCGTCTCGCCCGGCGGAATGCCGACGCCCGGCGAGAGCTTCGTTCCGACGTTGAGCGCGACGTTGATGCCCGTCTTCGCCTCGTCGCCGGCCACGACGCCGAACTTCCGGCGTCCGGTCGAGATCCGCTCGCCCTTCACGGTGAACTCCACGGGACGGTCGTCGTGGCGGAGGTTGGCGACGTTGGTGCCCGCGCCGAAGTTGACGTCCCGGCCGAGCACGCTATCGCCGACGTAGCTCTGGTGGCCCACGGTCGCGCCCGGCATGAGCACGCTGTTCTTAATCTCGACGCTGTGACCGACCTTCGCGTCCTCGTCGACGAGGGTCGCGCCGCGGACGTAGGCGTTCGGTCCCACGCTCGCGCCCGACCGAACGAGCGCCGGCCCCTCGATGACCACGCCGGCGTCGACCGTCGCGCCCTCCTCCACCGCGACGGGTCCCCGGAGGTCGGCGTCCTCGTGGACCGACCCCTGGATGTCTCGGTCGAGTTCGGCGAGTTTCCACTCGTTGGCCTCCAGGAGCTCCCAGGGCCGCCCCACGTCGAGCCACCTGTCGAGTTCGACCGCCGACACGTCGAACTCCTCGATGGTTCGGGCGAGCACGTCCGTGATCTCGCGCTCGCCGCGCTCGCTCTCGGGGACGTCGAGCCACTCGCGGGCCGCCGCGGGGAAGACGTACGCCCCGGTGTTCGCGAGGTCAGTCGGCGGGTCGGCCGGCTTCTCGACGATGTCGGTGACGGCGTTGCGGTCGGTCGACAGCACCCCGTAGTTCGACGGGTCGTCGACCCGGTGGGCGCCGACCGCGGGGCCGGCCTCGAACAGCGCCGCCACGCCGTCGGGGTCGTAGAGGTTGTCGCCGTTGAGGACCGCGAACGGACCGTCCAGCAGGTCTCGGGCCGCTCGGACCGCGTCGGCGGTGCCGGCCTGGGACTCCTGGACCGCGTACCGGACCGGCACCCCGGCGTACTCCTCGCCGAAGTACTCCCGGACCGCGTCGGCCTCGTAGCCGACAACCAAGACGAGTTCGTCCGCGCCTGCGCGTACGGCCGCGTCGGCCGCGTGGGCGGCCATCGGTCTGTCGGCGACGGGCAGCATGGGTTTGGGGAGCGACGCCGACAGCGGTCGGATCCTGGTTCCCTCGCCGGCGGCGAGGACGACCGCCTGAATGCTCTCGGCTGTCATCGTGGGAACGACTCGCGGCGGAGACTTTGTTACCACGTCCTTGCGTCCGAGTAAGTGTGAGGTACCGGACCGATGTCGCCGAGTTCTCCCGGAGAACGCCGCCCCGGAACCGGCGTTCCGAATCGGTAGGCGCAGGGAGAACGCCGCGGCCGGTAGGGATAAGTTCGGCCTACGAGGGCCGTATTTGCGCCCACCCGGCAATCAGCGAGCGTATAACAAAGGGGTCAGGTGGCAATCTGTCGAACAGTACCCGCTTCAGTACGATGGGGCGGTCGGGCCGGTAAATGCGCGATGGACCGATCCGTGCAAACGATAGGCACAGGTTACGTCCCGGCGCACGACGCCGTCCCGAGCGAACGATCGCACTACGAACCTCTAACCATGATAGCTACCAATCCGATGCCGACTACCGAGACGCCGGAGGTGCGCCGCTGATGTGCGGAATCATCGCCCGAATCGGCGGCGACGACGACGGCGCCGTCGACGAACTGCTCACGGGACTCGAGAACCTCGAGTACCGCGGCTACGACTCGGCCGGACTCGCCGTCAAGAACGGCGGCGGCCCCGAAGTGTTCAAGCGCGAGGGCGAGATCTCGAACCTGAAGAGCGCGCTCGCGAACGAAGTGCCCGACGGCGGGCTCGGCATCGGGCACACCCGCTGGAGCACCCACGGTCCCCCGACCGACGCCAACGCCCACCCGCACACAGACTGCACGGGCGACGTCGCCGTCGTCCACAACGGCATCATCGAAAACTACGACGAGCTCAAGGCCGAACTGCGGGCCCGCGGCCACGAGTTCGACAGCGACACCGACACCGAGGTCATCCCCCACCTCGTCGAGGAGGAACTGGCCGCCGGCGCCGACCCCGAGACCGCGTTCCGGACGACCCTCTCGAAGCTCTCGGGGAGCTACGCCGTGGCGATGATCACCGAGCGCGACCACGCGGTCTACGCCACCCGGCGCGGGTCGCCGCTCGTGCTTGGCGTCGACGACGGCGAGTACTTCCTCGCGAGCGACGTGCCCGCGTTCCTCGACTTCACCGACGACGTCATCTACCTCGACGACGGTGACGTGGTGGTCGTCGATCCCGACGGCCACCGAATCACGTCCGACGACGGCGAGACGGTCGAGCGGTCGGTCCAGACGGTCGACTGGGACCCCGAGGACGCCGGCAAGGGCGGCTACGACCACTACATGCTCAAGGAGATCCACGAGCAGCCCGCCGCGCTCCGCCAGACCCTCCGGGGCCGGGCCGACCCCACCACCGGGGAGATCGATCTCGAGGACTTCCCGGCGGGCACCTTCGCGGACATCGACCGGGTCCAGTTCGTGGCCTGCGGGACGAGCTATCACGCCGGTCTCGTCGGCGCCCAGTACCTCTCGAACGGCGGCGTCCCCGCCCAGACGTTCCTCGCGAGCGAGTACGCGACGTCCCAGCCGCCGGTCGACGAGAACACCCTCGTGGTCGGCGTGACCCAGAGCGGGGAGACCGCCGACACGCTGTCGGCGCTCCGGCGGGCCAACGCCTCGGGCGCGACCACGCTCGCGGTGACGAACGTCGTCGGGTCGACCGCGGCCCGGGAGTGCGACGACGCGCTGTTCATCCGGGCCGGCCCGGAGATCGGCGTGGCCGCGACCAAGACGTTCTCCTCGCAAGTGGTCTCGCTGGCGCTGCTGAGCGAGCGGCTGGTCCGCGACGTGACCGGATCGCGCAGCGACGACGCCCGCGAGCGACTCGAGGCGCTCTCGGACCTGCCGGGCCACGTCCAGCAGATACTCGACTACACCGGCGCCAGGCGGATCGCCGAGTCGTACGGCGACAGCGACGCCTACTTCTTCATCGGTCGGGGGCTCGTCCGGTCGGTCGCGCTCGAGGGCGCGCTGAAGTTCAAGGAGATCTCCTACGAGCACGCCGAGGGGTTCGCGGCGGGCGAGCTCAAGCACGGCCCGCTCGCGCTGGTCACGCCCGAGACGCCGGTGTTCGCGGTGTTCACCGGCCGCGACGACGAGAAGACCCTCGGCAACGTCAAGGAGGCCGAGGCCCGGGGCGCGCCCGTCGTCGCGGTGGCCAGCGACGGCCAGGACGCGGTCCACCAGTACGCCGACGAGGTGCTGACCATCCCCGACACCCACCCGGACGTGGCGGGCGTGCTGGCGAACGTCCAGCTCCAGCTGCTGTCGTACCACGCCGCCGACCTGCTCGACCGGGCCATCGACAAGCCGAGAAACCTGGCCAAGAGCGTGACCGTCGAGTAGAAACCCGCGATTACCGTGCAGAACGCTCCTGAACGGTCGGCCCGATTTACTCGCCGACGCTTCGATAGCCACGATACGATGGGTTCTGTCGTACTCTCCCTCGACGCCGAACTCGCGTGGGGGTTCCACGACTACGAGACGATGCCAGACGACCGGGTCGGGGAGGCCCGCGAATCGTGGCTCCGACTGCTCGAACTGTTCGACGACTACGGCGTGCCGGCGACGTGGGCTGTCGTCGGCCACCTGCTGCTCGACTCCTGCGACGGGGAGCACGCCGACCACCCCGCGGCCGAGGACGGCTGGTTCGAGCGCGACCCCGGCACCTGGGAGAGCCGGGA containing:
- the glmS gene encoding glutamine--fructose-6-phosphate transaminase (isomerizing); this translates as MCGIIARIGGDDDGAVDELLTGLENLEYRGYDSAGLAVKNGGGPEVFKREGEISNLKSALANEVPDGGLGIGHTRWSTHGPPTDANAHPHTDCTGDVAVVHNGIIENYDELKAELRARGHEFDSDTDTEVIPHLVEEELAAGADPETAFRTTLSKLSGSYAVAMITERDHAVYATRRGSPLVLGVDDGEYFLASDVPAFLDFTDDVIYLDDGDVVVVDPDGHRITSDDGETVERSVQTVDWDPEDAGKGGYDHYMLKEIHEQPAALRQTLRGRADPTTGEIDLEDFPAGTFADIDRVQFVACGTSYHAGLVGAQYLSNGGVPAQTFLASEYATSQPPVDENTLVVGVTQSGETADTLSALRRANASGATTLAVTNVVGSTAARECDDALFIRAGPEIGVAATKTFSSQVVSLALLSERLVRDVTGSRSDDARERLEALSDLPGHVQQILDYTGARRIAESYGDSDAYFFIGRGLVRSVALEGALKFKEISYEHAEGFAAGELKHGPLALVTPETPVFAVFTGRDDEKTLGNVKEAEARGAPVVAVASDGQDAVHQYADEVLTIPDTHPDVAGVLANVQLQLLSYHAADLLDRAIDKPRNLAKSVTVE
- the glmU gene encoding bifunctional sugar-1-phosphate nucleotidylyltransferase/acetyltransferase, which gives rise to MQAVVLAAGEGTRIRPLSASLPKPMLPVADRPMAAHAADAAVRAGADELVLVVGYEADAVREYFGEEYAGVPVRYAVQESQAGTADAVRAARDLLDGPFAVLNGDNLYDPDGVAALFEAGPAVGAHRVDDPSNYGVLSTDRNAVTDIVEKPADPPTDLANTGAYVFPAAAREWLDVPESERGEREITDVLARTIEEFDVSAVELDRWLDVGRPWELLEANEWKLAELDRDIQGSVHEDADLRGPVAVEEGATVDAGVVIEGPALVRSGASVGPNAYVRGATLVDEDAKVGHSVEIKNSVLMPGATVGHQSYVGDSVLGRDVNFGAGTNVANLRHDDRPVEFTVKGERISTGRRKFGVVAGDEAKTGINVALNVGTKLSPGVGIPPGETVTRDR
- a CDS encoding chemotaxis protein CheW yields the protein MSETVGEVQVLEFRLEDRKYCIDIAHVDEIVDKEELTPLPNSARRIEGVMDLRGTTTTIVNPKTVLGLQETESGERVVVLEGDGGDHVGWLIDAVNQVVSIDTDEVDDSVESGSVRGIVRQDGDFVVWIKPDEIND
- a CDS encoding DUF7521 family protein; translated protein: MQTIELLYVAFSLTLATAGLSMVGIAIRAYNRTSRRAMFHLSVGFALIVAAAIATTVSAFLTQFEQTRTLLSVNYLITTIGYLFVIYSITPDG
- a CDS encoding ArsR/SmtB family transcription factor, with translation MEAVELLRVLGNKYNAEILRATSEAKSAQELSDELEIPIATSYRRIEELTEADLLELSGREFSDEGRRTKVYRRNVDALEVSFENEAIDVTAEDRPDVDNSLADVWRDLKAE